The following proteins are co-located in the Gorilla gorilla gorilla isolate KB3781 chromosome 7, NHGRI_mGorGor1-v2.1_pri, whole genome shotgun sequence genome:
- the TRIB1 gene encoding tribbles homolog 1 produces MRVGPVRSAMSGASQPRGPALLFPATRGVPAKRLLDADDAAAVAAKCPRLSECSSPPDYLSPPGSPCSPQPPPAAPGAGGGSGSAPGPSRIADYLLLPLAEREHVSRALCIHTGRELRCKVFPIKHYQDKIRPYIQLPSHSNITGIVEVILGETKAYVFFEKDFGDMHSYVRSRKRLREEEAARLFKQIVSAVAHCHQSAIVLGDLKLRKFVFSTEERTQLRLESLEDTHIIKGEDDALSDKHGCPAYVSPEILNTTGTYSGKAADVWSLGVMLYTLLVGRYPFHDSDPSALFSKIRRGQFCIPEHISPKARCLIRSLLRREPSERLTAPEILLHPWFESVLEPGYIDSEIGTSDQIVPEYQEDSDISSFFC; encoded by the exons ATGCGGGTCGGTCCGGTGCGCTCTGCCATGAGCGGCGCCTCGCAGCCCCGCGGCCCGGCCCTGCTCTTCCCAGCCACCCGAGGCGTCCCGGCCAAACGCCTGCTGGACGCCGACGACGCGGCGGCTGTGGCGGCCAAGTGCCCGCGCCTCTCCGAGTGCTCCAGCCCCCCGGACTACCTCAGCCCCCCCGGCTCGCCCTGCAGCCCGCAGCCCCCGCCTGCCGCTCCGGGGGCCGGCGGAGGCTCCGGGAGCGCGCCGGGGCCCAGCCGCATCGCCGACTACCTGCTGCTGCCCCTAGCCGAGCGCGAGCATGTGTCCCGGGCGCTGTGCATCCACACTGGACGCGAGCTGCGCTGCAAG GTGTTTCCTATTAAACACTACCAGGACAAAATCAGGCCTTACATCCAGCTGCCATCGCACAGCAACATTACTGGCATTGTGGAAGTGATCCTTGGGGAAACCAAGGCCTACGTCTTCTTTGAGAAGGACTTTGGGGACATGCACTCCTATGTGCGAAGCCGGAAGAGGCTGCGGGAAGAGGAAGCCGCCCGGCTCTTCAAGCAGATTGTCTCCGCCGTCGCCCACTGCCACCAGTCAGCCATCGTGCTGGGGGACCTGAAGCTTAGGAAGTTCGTCTTCTCCACGGAGGAGAG AACCCAGCTTAgactagaaagtctagaagacACACACATAATCAAGGGGGAAGATGATGCTTTGTCAGACAAACATGGCTGCCCAGCCTACGTGAGCCCTGAGATCCTCAACACCACTGGGACCTACTCCGGAAAGGCTGCGGACGTTTGGAGCCTGGGGGTGATGCTCTACACCCTTCTGGTTGGACGATACCCCTTCCATGACTCAGACCCCAGTGCCCTTTTCTCCAAAATTCGGCGTGGACAGTTCTGCATTCCTGAACACATTTCCCCCAAAGCCAGGTGCCTCATTCGCAGCCTCTTGAGACGGGAGCCCTCCGAGAGACTCACTGCCCCCGAGATCCTACTGCACCCCTGGTTTGAGTCCGTCTTGGAACCCGGGTACATCGACTCAGAAATAGGAACTTCAGACCAGATTGTTCCAGAGTACCAGGAGGACAGTGACATTAGTTCCTTCTTCTGCTAA